In Sulfitobacter albidus, the following proteins share a genomic window:
- a CDS encoding response regulator yields MQCASNQPPRVLIVESVSELAGIWARHLERQGMSVTVSGTQDEAIAHLAEQTIDIIILDLVIDKGSALAISDYANYRQPEARVIFVTNTSFFSDGSIFAHSANARAFVQSDTPPEDLAAMVAHYSDERRAS; encoded by the coding sequence ATGCAGTGTGCCAGCAATCAACCGCCACGTGTCTTGATCGTTGAAAGCGTGTCAGAATTGGCGGGCATCTGGGCGCGGCACCTTGAGCGTCAGGGGATGAGCGTGACGGTCTCGGGCACGCAGGACGAAGCGATTGCGCATCTTGCGGAGCAGACGATCGACATCATCATCCTTGATCTGGTGATCGACAAGGGTTCGGCGCTGGCGATTTCGGATTACGCCAATTACCGCCAACCCGAAGCGCGGGTGATCTTTGTCACCAACACCAGCTTTTTCTCGGATGGGTCGATCTTTGCCCATTCGGCGAACGCGCGCGCCTTTGTGCAAAGCGACACACCGCCCGAGGATTTGGCGGCCATGGTCGCGCATTACAGTGACGAGCGGCGCGCCAGTTAG